The sequence AACATACCAGGACCATTAGGACTGAAGCAGAGGAAAGAGCCAAGGAGAAAACATAGTGGAGAAGCCTCAGGGTTTCAGCAGTATCAGAGACAGCAAGACTGCAAATCCATTTGCGAGCAGGGAAATTGGGAGACAAGGTAGCGCTGGCCCATACTCCTACCAAACAATCAGACATGGAGAGATAATATACAGAGCTGTAGAACCCTTGAGGCTTTCCCTTTCAAAGAGAAATACTTGGCTCTTCTTGGCTACAGTATAGTAATCCCAGTGTCTTCTCTCCAGTTTTCTACTGAATTCCAGGTAGTAAATCCAATGCAGCAGGTCCCGGCTCTGAAAATCGATGGCATCATCTTGTCTCAGTCGGTGAGTagcccagccagctctgcccatTAATTATTTACTGTGTCCTGCTGTCCAGAGGGAGGACTTTGCCCCCACAGAGTGCCTGGTCTCTGGGTTAGAGAGCACAGAGTATCATTCTGTGATGAGGAAAATGATCCCGGCTGGGAAGTGTATAGCATGCAGCACCTGCAGGGAGACTGCCATGGGAAGTTGTCTTCCTCTTCAGGTGAGAGATTACTCTGTATCAGGCACCAAGGCACCTGATATTAGTGATCATAGTTCAGCTGCTGTCTCAGAATCCCATCTTTTACTGGGTAATTTGTCTTTCGGTAGCTTCTGCCAGGGAGAGAGATGTGAGATGAGCCAGGAATGCTCCACCCAGTTTCCTCAGGGAAGTTTTTCCATATCACAAAAGCACATTGTTTGGTATGGTAGTAACCTCTGATCAGAAGAGGCCAGACCTCAGACAGGAAATCTGTCTTTAACTCCTGCTCCTTTGCCATGCAATCGGGCTGGCCTCTCCTCCCCAACCCTCCAGTATCTCACCCATGTCTTCTTGCTCAATGCAGCTGGCCATAATTCAGTACCTGGAAGAGACTCGGCCTAATCCCAGGCTGCTGCCTCAAGATCTGAAGAAGAGAGCCCAAGCCCGGATGATTTCAGATCACATTGTTTCTGGCATTCAGCCCCTGCAGGTATTGTCCTGTCACAAACAGGCAGATGAGACTGCCAGATTGGGTTTGtagctgtctgtctctctcaaagATTGTGACAGTATCATTCTGTTGAAACTGCTGATGGGCAATAGAGTGGCAGATCTCACACAGACAGTGGCATAGGATTAAATCCAGGCTCAGCATGGTTAGCAGCATCTACCTGTTTTGCCGGTTGAAAACAGCAAGGCACTTCCTGCAAAGACCACATGCTCTGACCATGAGAAATGTCCATGGTTCCCCAGGGCTTCTATTCAAGAAAAGCTGAATTTGCAAGCAGCGCAGCAGGTTCCAGTTGCAGGGGTTAGAGCCTcttggcagggggcagagagagctCCAGGCAAAGGAGTGATGTTTTGTGGGAAGGGCATCTCTGAGAAAGAACTGGGATGTGTGGGTCTGTGGTTCAGAGACTCAAAGGGCTGAATTTGGGACTGGGGATTAGGGACTGACACCATCTAATCCCAGCTGACCCTGTTTTGTGTGTGACCTGTGGCAAGTTACAGCCTGTTAGATCAAGCTAATTTGGGGACTCTTTGGCCTCCTCAGAACCTGACTTTCCTGAAAcaagtgggaggggagaagaagctGGAATGGGCTCAACGCTATATCACATGTGGTTTCAAAGGTACGTCTGCACTGAATTAATCAGCGCATCTACTAATAGCACAAAGCACTGGATGAGCAGTCTGGTGGGCGATCTGGTCCAAAGTCCTGCTTTCTACTGCACAGGAACAGAACAATGAGCCATCTAGTCTGGTATCATCTGCTGCCATGCTGGAGCAGACCAAGGGCCCATCTGACCCAGAATCTCACATCCAGCAGTGGTTAAATATCTGATGCTCCAGAGGAAGCTCAATGCTGCATCTggaagcagggaggaggggattccttcctgacccctgtagCAGTCGGCTCACACCCTGACACGAGGACTGACAACACGTAACCTTTTATCTCAGCTGTCACAGCAGATGCCTTTTACATTCATATAAAGTGTAAAACCCTTTATTTTAAATAGTACTAAGCTTGTTGCCTCAATATCCATGGCAGAGTGTCCCCCGGGTTAATTCTAGCAGGCATAAAATACCATTTCTATTTCCTCTCAATACGTTGCCTTTAATTTCACTCTGGGCCTCCTTGTTCCAGTGACCTGGGATAGGGCTATAGGAATGACTGGCCCTCCCTGTTTCACTCAGTTTATATCCCCGTATCCTGAAccttcctgttcttcttctttccAGTTCTGCTCTTTAGTCTCTTCATATAGGGAAGCCCTTCTCCCTGCCACTAACAGCGGAGGCAAGGGGCAGTGGGGAAGAATAGGAAGCCTATTTTGTCCTTTTGAAACCATCTTGGGTCCAAAATGGCTGAGTCCCAAAGCACCCTCCTTCCTCAGCTCCACTGAGAGTCTCCTTCCCTGTAAGTGCTGCCCTGGGTTGCTCCCTTCTAGCCCAACTCAGGGTACCTTGGTTCACAACACTCAATCCAAAAGGCAGATGATAATTTAGCACCACTCCCCGCTGAAAGTGGGAGTTGCTGATTCCTGACCCAATGCACTCTCTCTTTCTGCAGCTCTGGAGCGGATCCTGCAGCACACCGCTGGGCGCTATTGCATTGGGGATGAGGTAAGGAGATCAGACTGCACAGCTTGCAGAAGGCATGGATAGCCTAGCATTTATCTGGGACTGGCTTGGGGCATAGAGGCTGTGGAGTCACAGCACAACCACACCCTGTGCTCAAGGTATATGCAGACAGAgcattccctgggcctcttcATAGGAAGCAGGGCTGCATGCATCCGATTCAGCCCATTATCTGCTCTCCTTCCCTAGTTCCTCCTCCTTTGGGGAGTAGCCATTTCATTGCATTTCACACAGGAGGAGGACAGCTCTCCATTTCCCAGCTCTGTGGGGGTGGCAAAAAGCCATGGGCTAGAAGGGACATTTGCTTGGCCCTGTCTGTATGCTACCTCTCTGCAGCACAAACCAACCTCTTTGGTGGCCATCTTGCTAAAGTCTAAGGACTAAATCCCCTTGGAGGTGGCCACTCCTGGTCCAAGCAGGCACAGTGGCTGTGGTGATGCGCATTGACACAGGGCtcagtctccagccctgccaccgCAGCACCTCATTAtcactaacatttaaaaaaaaaaaaaaaacagcctaaCTAGTACAGCTCATTTTGCTACCATTTCCAGCCAGAGCAGAAAGTATGAGAGACTTCAGAAGGCTGCCCAATCCCTGAGCTTTACGTCCTAGTCTTGCAGTTGCTTCACCCCACTAACCTGTGGGACGAAGCTTGGTTTGGTAGCTAAGGCACTGGACCgggacctgataatagtcttcagcTATGTTGAGGGctgtaataaagaagctgttcttaatgtccactgaaggtaggacaagaagtaatgggcttaaactgcagtgagggagatttaggttagatagaaGGGGGAAAATTCcaattataagggtagttaagctctggaataggcttctccCCTATAtagcacttcccccccccccccctccacccccagggaggctggggaatccccatcactggagtttttaagaacaggctagatAACCTGTTAGGGACAGTTACGTttacttgttcctgcctcagtacagagggctggacttgatgacccctCGGCTCCCTTCTAGTCCTATATTACTATGAAGAAATCTGGataaattcctggctctgccacagtatCGTTAAATGACCCTGGGAAAATCACtactctctctatgcctcagttttccatctctaaaatggaaatagtagtacttccccccccacacaccctctctgTCCGTCCtacttaggttgtaagctctgtagtgcagggactgtctgttacactgtgtgtgtgtacacatacagccaagcacaatggggccttggtcTTGGTTCCGCTTGGAGCTATTGCAATGCAAATAGTAAGTGAGGTTCACTTATCACGGCTCCAACTCTCCATCCccaaccataggcgccaactttccccagcGCCAGTGGGAGATCCCACCCctccgcccctggccccaccccgactctacccctgccccacccccattccaaacccttccccaaagtccctgcccctactccacccccccccgcccctattggaccccttccccaaatcccggccccggccccacctcttccctgggtGTGCACCGCATGCCCACTTTttcccccggctcccagcgcttgcgcgaggagctgttttgcggcacaagcgctgggagccagggggaaaaAGTGGGCACGTGGTGcacccaggggaggaggtggaggcggaggtgagctgggatggggagctgccggtgggtgctaagcacccaccaatttttccctgtgggtgctccagccccggagcacccacggactCAGTGCCTATGTCCCCAACTGGTTGTCTCTTCCCTCTTTGGAAGGGCACCTGGATTTGTCTGCTCAGTGGCAGAGTTGCCCTAGGAATCTCATGGTGCAGGGCTGTCCTAATGAATTGGTCCTCATGGTGCGTCACCATGCATCTCTCCTGGGGCCAATGGTAAGCAGCTGCAAGTGATTCCAAGGGTTCCATTCTGCATTGTCCCCATGCCCAGCAACCGAGCCTGCTTGCAGAGAGGGAGACCTTCTGtgcagccccagagctcccaATTCAACCCTTTCACGCTGCATGGAAGTTGGTAAAAGAATAACTGCCCTCCCTCCAATGTGGAAGAAACAAACAAGCTTAGTTTCAACATGGCAATACCCATCCTGCTAGAAACTGGATTGAGAGCCCACAAGCCCCCAAAAGGCATCAGAGAGTAACAGTTTATGGTCACTACTGTTCCAGGCAGCACTGGGGCAGCTGCCCTAGAGGTGAAAAGCTTTGTATCCCATCCCCCTGAGCCAGTCAGGCCCCTCCTCTTTCATTTTGTGTAACACCTGGTGCCAGTGGAAAGTAAACACTGAACATAAATATGTACAACCATTTTCATCTGTCAGCGGTTCACCTCTCCTGCACAGGCATGGATTGGGTTGGGTGTAGCTATAGCTTGAAATTGAAACAACCACCCACTGCTGTTCCAGGCCCTGAAAGGAGCTAGACTGGGAGGCAGCCTCCTGCTCTTCATAGGGCCCACTATAGCATCCGAACTGTACAGAACAGGGCGAGTGCTGAGAAGGGCCTTTTGGGGAAAAATGGGCCTGGCACTCTGTAGCTCCAGCCAGTGCACTAAAGGGCAGTACGGTGGGGTTCTGAATTGCTTTGACCAGTTTTCTTTGCTTCACTGCAGGTTTCCATGGCTGACTTGTGTTTGGTCCCTCAGGTTTACAATGCTGAAAGGTAAATGAGGGCTGGTCAGCTCCATTAGACCCCACTTCTTGCACCAGAGGCCTAGTTGATGGCCAAGCCTgacctctctcctgctgatgctCAAGCGAATTGGGATAgcactccctctccccaccccccacatctcTATCGGGGTATTCTCACCAGGATTTTTTCATTTCCAAAACCCTGTATCTTTTGAGGGTTCACAAAAGTGAGGAGCTGGGATTTCTTCCCTGTGGCCCCCAGAGCAAGACTGGCAGCTGCCCCCACATGAGCTTAGACAGGCCTGATTCTGTGTCCCCACCTATGCAGAAAGCATGGGAAATGCAGCCTCTTAGGGCTAGTAGAAGCCCTTATTGAAAGGGCCTCTTGCAGCCAGAACTGCAGCATTGCACACGCTATGAGAGAGAAGCTATTTGGATACCATAATGACTGGCAACCTTATGAAAAAAAAGTGGCTGTAAGACCAGTGAGGGTATCCACtctaggaaaaaaggtgtgtttcTTGCCCCATGCTAACCAACACAACGTAACATCCaggaggtaaaatcctagtggagacaaggctgcTTTCACACATTAGCAGGCCAAGGTAGATCCTAgggtagggctaccatatgtccggatttcccctgacatgtccagcttttccatctataaatagccgtctgggagggatttctaaaaatctaaaaatgtccgggatttccccccggtcggctatttatagatcgaaaagtgGCGctgctcggcagccaaagccccttctcggctccccccatcccctgcagccttagcacgcccccggccccgcagctgtcttccccctcctcctgtcccctgaacactccgcccccctgctcctccccctcccctgcttcccgcgaattagatcttcgtgggaagtctgaaaagaagcaggggcagacgggcagcagcaggtaagctggggcgggggggatgcgaggaggagggctctggggaggcgcagcgcggcccagtctggccccggcCAGCCCCagaggctccagcctggccctggccccagcggctccggttccggccgagcgcgctgGGCCCaaccccagcggctccggcccggctcgggccccagggcggccggcccagccccggccgagcacctccagcccagccccaaacCCCGCGactccggccggagcgcagcccgattcctgggctcttgttaaagccggccctggtcaggggacagggagtggggggttggatggggcgggagTTCGGGAGgtctgtcaggggggcaggggtgtggagaggggttgggacagtcagggacagggagcagggggggttagatgggtcgggggttctgggggggctgtcagggggacaggggtgtggagaagagtcgaggcaggcagggagcagagggggtgggatggtcaggagttctgggggtcctgtcagtggGCGTGGAGCAgctggatagggcatgggagtcctgggggtctctctggaggcaggggtgtgaatatggggtgggggtgtggataagggtcggggtagtcaggggacaggtagggtcctaggggggcagttaatggcaggggtcccaggagggggcagtcaggggacaaggagcaggggggagttgggggttctgaggggggcaggcagggggtgggagggagtggttgggggcggggcaggggcggggctagaacggggctcctccccccgtgtcctctctttttactgtgcaaatatggtaaccctatcctaggGGTGAGCTTAGCTAACACAGGATCAGAACACATGTTTTTTCCTGGTGCAGACTAGGCCCCAATCTGCCAGATGATTCTCCCCTGCTTGACTTTTCTGGAGCTTTGTGCTGATCATGTTGCCCTGGGTCCGTGGAGCAGGGATTCTGTAGAACTCCCCCTTAGTGCTTGCTGCTGGACTGTCTAGCTGGGAGTATCTGACTGCATCTCTCTTCCCTTTGTAGATTTAAAGTAGACCTGGCTCCATACCCCACGATCACCAGAATCAATAAAGCCCTTCTGGAGCTAGAGGCATTCCAAGTGAGCCACCCATGCCGGCAGCCGGATACCCCCGCAGAGCTGCGAGCCTAAGGTCCTTCTTACAAGCGGGCTCTGTTCCTCTCTAAAGCACAAGGGCAGGGGTGGCAGAGAAATGGATCACACCCTGCCCGGAGAAGGAAAGCCACATAAGTGCCCAACAGGCAGCCATAGCATTGATGCATCCTTGCCAGCTGcacaggaggaaggagaaagagagcgAGCGCCCCTGCCCCTGTACTCTGAAAGAAGCTGTGGGTGGCCCATTGCAGACCTGAGTATGGAAGGGAAAGGTCATGCTTACCCCTCATCATGTTTGACTACCTTCAATCTCACCATGTAGCAGATTAAAGGAGAAGCATCAAGAGCTATCCTCAGC is a genomic window of Malaclemys terrapin pileata isolate rMalTer1 chromosome 4, rMalTer1.hap1, whole genome shotgun sequence containing:
- the GSTZ1 gene encoding maleylacetoacetate isomerase, which translates into the protein MSTTLVKPVLYSYFRSSCSWRVRIALALKGIAYDQEPVNLLKDGGQQFSTEFQVVNPMQQVPALKIDGIILSQSLAIIQYLEETRPNPRLLPQDLKKRAQARMISDHIVSGIQPLQNLTFLKQVGGEKKLEWAQRYITCGFKALERILQHTAGRYCIGDEVSMADLCLVPQVYNAERFKVDLAPYPTITRINKALLELEAFQVSHPCRQPDTPAELRA